In Miscanthus floridulus cultivar M001 unplaced genomic scaffold, ASM1932011v1 fs_434_1_2, whole genome shotgun sequence, the DNA window AAAGTTGGTAATTACGcacaagccattaaaaaagttgcCGCACACGAGtgtcatcgttctgaacttctttgctctccaagccaaTCCGTCGGTGTTCAGTTCATTTTTCACCGTTACATGTGGGCCCGGTCAGTATAAAcgtccaaaatacccttctctCGTCCTATCATCTTGCTTTTTTAGTCCACACCGCTCGCGCTCGCGTCCGAGGCCGACGGAGCTCGCACCCGCGCCCGGCAGAGCTCGCGCTCGTGTCCGCGCCCGGCGGAGCCCACGCTCACGCTTGCGGCCGGCAGAGCCCCGTTCGGTGGAGCTCGCGCTCGAGCTCGCGCTCGAGCTCGCGGCCGCTATCCCCTCCGTTAGCGGCGGCGGCATCCACGCCCGGCCTCGCGCTCGCGGCCGCCTATCCCCTCCGGCAGCCGCAGCGTCGTCCACGCCTGGCCTCGCGCTCGCGGCCGCCATCCCCTCCAGCAGCGGCGGCCTCGTCCATGCCCGGCTTCCCCTCGCGCTTGCGGCCAGCAGAGCCTcgctcggcggagctcgcgctCGCGGCCATGGGGCGTGCTCGCCGCGCTATGCCGTCGCGCGCTCCGCGCGGCGGGCGAGGTGCAGGCGCGCCTCTCGCGCCGCCGCggccaagaagaaggagatggcggTGCTGCTGATGGTGGCCGCTGCCGTCGGCGTCGTCGTCGTGATCGGGGGCAGCTCCACTCCGACCACAGCGCCACCTCATCCAGGCTAACGCCCGCGGTGACCGCCTCGGCTCCGCTGCTCCGCATGGCCGCCCAGCCTAGCCCCCGCCACCGCGAGCGCGGGCGCGGGGGAGCTCCACCCCGGTCGCCGCGTGCGCgggcgagctcggcgccagccagCCGCCGCTGGAgtgggcgcgggcgagctccgccccggccacACGCACGAGAAGATAGATCGAGTTTGAGAGAGAGGGGATAGGGATGAGAGGGATATTATGAACGTTTTGACTGACCTGACCCACTTGTCAGAACTTtcaaatggtaaaaaatgaacAGAACACCgacggaatggcttggagagcaaaaAAAAGTTCAGAACGATAACACTCGTGTGCGATCAATTTTTTTAATGACTTGTCCGTAATTATAAAATTTTTTAATGGCGTACATGTAAAAATGTAAAAGCCTCTTTGGGTAATTATCAAACATCTCTCCCGTTGGTGAGTCGCCGTCTGCCCAATACCCACCATCCCCACCAACGGCCGGCCGCCGCGGCGGAGCGGAGCAAAGCAGAGACAGCAGCCATGGCGTCGAAGCAGATGGAGGAGATCCAGCGGAAGCTATTCCTGCTGGAGTACCCGCGGGCGAACGCCCCGTCGCAATCCCTCCTCTTCGCCGGCGTCGAGCGCTACCGCCTCCTCGAGTGGCTCTTCTTCCGGTACGCGCCTGCTCAACCGCACCGCATCTCATTTCCTCTCCGCTCCTCCTGCTGTTTGGGAGCTGTGATCTCTCTGCTGGGTTTGGCCTTCGGTTTCGGCATTCGGGCTGGGAACTGACGGTCTGCTGGTTTGGTGTGTGCGTTCTGGAGGCTCCTAGGCGACAGATCGCCCTTCACGCAGCAGAACTGGCAGGGGGATAGCCTGGACCGCGACGAGGAGAACAACAGGATCCAACGTAACGTTTTGGTTTCATCATTAGGCTAAAATGCTTTCCATTCCTGGGATCGCGCGTGGTGCTGATCTCGCGGTGGCGTGTGGTTCTGCAGACCTGGCAGAGATAGCTAACTTCCTGGGCATCACACCTTCGGTGGACACCGAGGCGATTCAGGTGAGAGACATGGCTGGCCTGTTTGTGTTATTTGTTAAATTTGCTGGATTTTATGCTACTATTGCCATGCGAGATGCCAAGATGTCTAGCACAGCACATTTGCAAACTGAGGTGTATGGCGTGTCATCTTTCATCGGTTCATAACGGTCATTGTTGCAGGGTCGAGGTAGCTATGAGGAGCGGGTGGAACTGCTCCATCTTATTGTCGACCTAGTGGAAGCTAGTTGCTACGCTGACAATCCAGAGTGGAGGTCGGGTTTGCACACAATTATTTGTATCTGAAATAAAATATACCTACTATGTTGATTGTTGATTACACATGAGATATTATACATAAAACATGGGCATCTTGTGATAAAACTTTCTTCCAACATCGTAATATATGATGCCAAATGAAATCTGTTTACACAGAAAAGTATTGTGTTAATTTGCATATGAGGAGGGTACCTAACATAAAGTACTGAGAACAATTTGTACTGTTGTAGTGTTGATAAGCAATTGGAGAAAGATGTGCAACTCGTAGATTCGATTGCTGAGAAACAAGCCCAAATTTTTTCGGAGGAGTGCAAACTTTTCCCTGCAGATGTTCAAATACAATCAATTTACCCCTTGTAAGTACTTCCAATTTAAATCATTGCCAAATGTACTGTCTAGCTGCTTCATGTGCCTGCAGAATTGCTCCATTGGTCCGAACCTTTGTGGACGCCCTGTGATCCTCAAATAACGAAATTGTTCAAATCACCTCAAATTTTCTAATATGAATTCAATTCTCGTTTCGTAGGCCTGATATCGCTGAATTAGAGTTGAAGCTCTCGGAGTATACCAAAAAGATGTCCAATCTGCAGCAAATGGTTCAGGAATTAGCATCGAAGGTATAATAGAATATACAACTGTACATATGTTTCAAGTTCAGGAATTAATGCTGGTTTATGTTTGAATGGAAACTTGGACAAACTTTTTCTGCACTAGCTTCACAGTTTTCTTCCTTTTGAATTTTATAAAGGTTGTGCATTAATTATCAAAGGCAGAGCTAATTGTGACGTCTTGTCCGTTTCTTCACACCCCAACCTGCAtgctaaagtttttttttgttgttgataTTTTCACAGTTCTATGTTATCTTTCAGAGCATGCAACCATTTAGCTTAATTTTTATAATGAATTACTTTCTGATACAATACATTCTGATTTTTTCTGTGTATACGATGCTGTTTGTTGTTCTTCCCTTAGTAGTCAGTATCATGCTATTTTAAGTTAAATGTGTAGTTGCTTGTGACAGTATGATTATAATCCAAATGAGGACTATGCCGAGACAGAGTTGAAGTTGAGGGAACACTTGAAATCATTCTTGGAAACGGTTAAATCCTTCAACACAATATATACTAAGGTGAATATCTTATGCAGCAATTCCTATTTTCCCCGTATCtttgccatgttcgcttggctgataagccatggctgaaagtaccgttggttgatttattgtgagagaaaaatattgttcgttggctgaaaaagtacggcttataagccaagcgaacagggcacttGTTTATATACACTGGATATGTATAATATTTTCTGTTGGTGATTATTAATTTTAAGTGCTGAATATCTGTATAATAAAGGTGATTTGAATTATCATGATATAGGAAATCCATCCTTGGACCCACATGATGGAAGTGCCACAATTGCATGGCTTCGGTCCAGCTGCTAACCGCCTCTTGGAGGCATACAATACCCTTTTAAAGGTAATTTTGGAATGTCCACTTCACTAATTGGTCATGTTGTTCATTTCTTGGTACTTTACTATCACTGACCTGCATACTGTGACATGGTTAGCCCAAGGACAGTGTAACCAACAGGAATAAAACAGAGTGTGATTCTGCTGGAAATTGAGAACTAAATTTGACCTGCTTTGAATAACTACAGCTTCTTTGCAGTTAGTGAGCATTGAGCACCATATCTGTACAATACGATATCTCTTGAAATGCCCTGTCTTGGAATTGTATGACCTCATGTGTAATTCTGCTCCATCTTGACAATGCCATATCTCTTTACCATAAGTGGGCAACTGGGCATCTTCTCAGGATCCTTCATTCCATGCTCTCTCCAATTACATAGCGCACTGTGTTCTGTCTTTTGGATGCCGGTTTCTAACCCACGGAACATGCTCTTTGACCTGGTTATTTATCCGTGACTTTGCAGTTCCTGGGAAATCTGAGGAGCCTTCGAGATTCATACACTGCAATGGCTGCTGGTTCACTGTCGGCTTCTAATGAGCCTTCATCTGTGACCAAGATTATTTCAGACTGCGAATCTGCTCTGACCTTCTTGAATCACGGCCTTTCCATCCTTTCAACTTCCGTGGCACGTGAGCAGGGGGAAACACTATGATTTTACAGTATTTGGATACCAAGATATAGTTTCGGGGAACTTGTGTATGTAAGCTTGTAGTGATTCAGTTGTTTGCTTCCTTTTAAAAAAAGTTCAGTTGTTTGCATTTTAGTTTCAACTGATGCATGTACtctcttcgttccaaattataaagagTTCTATCTTTTCTAGATACACTGTTTTTACTATACATCTATAgattatgtctaaatacataataaaagttatttatctagaaaaaacaaaactGACTTATAtagtttgaaatggagggagtaacaaAGCTTTTGACCTCTTGCGAGTCTAGTTTGTAACATTTACTAAACATCATCCTTGATAAGTTGTATCTAGAGTTCTTTGCGAGTTTGTGCCGTTCCTGTATATGTATGTGCTTTTATCCTTGATAAGTTATCTTATTGATCGAATCTTCTGGATTTTAAACATAACtccatatatatattatatttctaGTGAAATTCACTTTGTCGAGGAACGCTCGAACATAATATTGCAGCTGTTCAAGATTTTAAGGCCACTGATATGTGGGTGTGGCTCACAGGCTTAACAAATACAGTCCGACGTGGGTGTGGCTCACAGGCTTAACAAATACAGTCCGACGTTTCAAGCAGTTTGGTTTTCAGTTTTCACCAAAATGTGCCATGCACTAGTCAGGCCAAATTTTGGCGCGCGAATTTTGGTCACCAGACTATGGTTTTGATCAACTTTGGCCACGAAAATGATTTAAGATGGTGAAATGGAAAAACTACCAAGCTAATTTTGGCATCAAACTCGATGGAAGCCAATTTTGATCAAAGTAGCCAATTTTTTGTTTGTATCCTTGGTACACACGTGGGTAACCAACCAAACGCACCCGAACGTGTCCCGCCTACCAGACCATTTGAGGCATGCATTATTGTTTACGATTATTATGCTTATATGGTTATACTCCTTCACtccctaaataaatcaatttctagaatccatatcagtcaaactatcttaaatttggctaactttatagaaaaaaataacaacatatatgacataaaatgagcacgttatgaaaatatattctattatATTTCTAATGATATGGGTTTTCTAGAAATTCGATCAAAGTTTAAAAGATTTGACTTAAGGCAACTCTACTACAAATACGGGTTATAGGTGCAGAGAGGGAAAACCAAAACAGCCGCACATTTACACAAGTTTGTCCCTAGACATTACATCGTCATCATAGCTTGTACTAACCTTAATCCGGTCAGCGGCTCATGTTTGAGGGCTTCACCTATGCATCACCCTAGCATACCACCCCAACTTCCGCGTCTACATTCGATAGCCATGTCATATCACTTGGTGGTAATCTCGCACGACGTCAGGTATGCTTGCAGAGACAGCGATACCCTCATCTGACAGAAGGTTGAGGAGGGCGTTGAAGTGAATAAAGTGCCCCACAATAATATCACCTCTCCAAGGACTTGCCCATGCTCAGGCAAGGCAAAGAGCCAACCAACAGTGAGAGATAGTAAAGAGGTAGAGGGCAGTCGGGGACCAGAAATAGCGTTGCAGAAAGCGAACACACTTACTCCCTCTGATTTATAACACGGTGTATTCCAAAACATTTAATAAGATAACTTGAAGGAATACTCAATGACGCATGTATGTACCCACCCTTTATATAGCACAATCCGATCTAAAACGTTTggaacactcaatgacacattgTACCCATGGATTAAACCTGATTAAGGAGTTTATCATCAAATTATGGTttccttttaaaaaaaaactttgctagaTTTGAGTATGGGCACCACATAGAGTGCTCTATATTTCAGTATAAATTTTAAAAGTTATAGTACACTATACTACAGCACGAGGAGTAGCTCTAAGCTTCTGAATTTTATTATATGATTTTCTTTATCTACTATAATAGAATATTCTTTATCTACTATAATAGATAGAGCTATGACAAATGTGGGTCTATATTGGTTTTTGGCCTATGACTTCATATCCGGCCATAAAATTATTGTTATTTGCAACATTGTTACTATAGTCACGGGTGGGATTTAGAGTATACATAGACATCTTTACATGTATTCAGAAATATTTTTTTGATACGAAGCAAACCCTATTTTCatttattaaacataaatatGAGTGTCTATATATATCCAGAATTATAATACAACATATTAAGATAAGGTTGAGTACGTGTTTGGTTACACGCAATGGCCAGCCATGTCTTAGCTTCATCAGCGCCACAGCTTTGTGGTGGGAAGAATAGCCGCCACACACCACACCTTCCCAATAGACAAAACAACAAGCTAGAGGAGCAAAACGACAGTTGTGGCAGCCAAAGTTTACACGGCAACCGAGCAAAACGGCCAAAGTTGCCGAATTTTAGGCGTAGCGAGTTActgcatgcaaccaaacatgtCTTTAAGTATACACCCCACCCCAAATAGGTTGTTTTAAGGCATCCCGTGTTTATATTTGACTATCCACCAAGCATCAGAGAGCGATAGGAGGCGCGGAAGCGGGAAAAAAAAGGTAATGGTCCATGTGCACGGTGCACCTGTGCACGAGTGTGATACAGTGGGACTGTGGGAGGGAGACTGGAGAGCGTAGAGCACATGATGACAGGAGCCGCGACCCGCGCGGTGGCGAGTTGCGACGCGACGCAGGACTGCAGGAGTGGTGGATCTTGATCTGACCCGAGGCCCCGGGGGGATGATGGATGCCAGCCAGGCCGGCTCCATCCGCCGTCCGTCGCCTCCATCCGACGGCGCTCCCGAGCGCGCCTCGCTGCGCCGGCCCACACCTCCTCTCACGAGAGCGAGCCCAATCATTTCACATCTGGCTCTCGCAGGTCGCAGAGCAACAACCCAGCCCTCGGCCCCGTCCTCTCGGCTCCTCGCAGGCGCTCGCTGCGTGCGCcaaaagcagcagcagcagcaggtccaGCCGTCGCCGTCTGCCCGTCTCCACTCTCTACCACTGCTCCGCAGCGCGCCGGATCGAGGGAGGGCaggcggacgaggaggagggatGAGTCTCTTCGGGCTTGGGCGGTGAGCGCTCGCGCGATCTCGATCGTATCGTACACGTACTACTCCTACTGCTTCGCTTTGCGGGACCGGGGAACTCCCCCGCTTGATCCGCTCGCTGCTCTAGCTGGGGGGTCGGCCGGCCCTAATTAGTATGTTTTCTGCGTTCAGCAATCACGGCTGCTCCGCCATGCTAGTGCCACTGTGGGGAGTCCTACTCTGCTCTGCTGAACCCGTGTTTTTTTCACCTTGATTTTGGGTTTTCCTCCCTAAAATGCGAGTTCAGTTAGCCTGGAATCAAGCCACTTCTCTAGAGTGAGTCGTGGAACCAATCCTGCCTGAAATCTACAAGATGGCATGCATGGGAGGCCTGGTCTGCATTCCCCTGTGTTAGTAAATAATGCAAATCAAGATCGAACACGAGACACAGATTTTTACGTGGAAAACTCTTGCgggaaaaaaccacgggcaccaaccGACGATCTTCACTATATGGAGAGAGTTTACAGAACGCAGGGAATACAATGAGTCGTCAGCTCTTCCCGTGCGGCTTACAAGATGTATTTAAATAGGACGGACTGACTGCAGTCAAATACGGAAACAAATCCGCTAATAAACATGACCAAACCGCGGGCCCTCCAGGCGTCCCCACAAGACCAACGTTATAATTCGGATCATattccaacaaactccaccttgagacgaATTCCATCTGGTAGCAAATGAAGTATCAATCAATCAACTCACTTCAATAATAAACAGTCACCGGCgccaaaaaaaaaatcactaGGACTTAATTTGTAAtgccaactaagcttgagcatagCCCAAACTTAGCTCCAGGAACTGGCTTTGTCAatatatcagcaggattatcatgagtacttATCTTGCACACCTTAACATCACCTTCAGCAATAACACCTCGAATGAAGTGATACctcacatcaatatgctttgttctttcaTGAAACATCTGATCCTTGGTCAGACAAATAGCACTCTGGCTATCACAATGAATAGTAGTGCAAGAAGTAACCCCGCAAAGTTCAGAGTATAAACCTCTCAACCAAATAGCTTCTTTACAAGCTTCATAAATAGCCATATATTCAGCTTGTGTAGTAGACAGAGCAACAGTGGACTGCAAACATGCTTTCCAGCTAATAGCACAACCACCAATGGTGAAAACATAACCTGTGAGAGATCTCCTCTTATCTAAATCaccagctgtgggggtattaacccctataaccttacagctaggcttgggccggctcggatcaatgggtccggtccacccgaaagacgacgtgcggcccggccaacctgatcggagtcccgcacaaggagtcaaggtggatttggcgatcaagcaggatcctggtcggttagaataggaatccttatccggccgcatatggcaattgtaacggactaggattggtttccagatctgtaaccctgcccccggactatataaggccggcaggggatccctctaaaaaacatctctcattgacatacagcaatacaaatcagacgcaggacgtaggtattacgccttctcggcggccgaacctggataaaacctcgtgtctgtcttgcatcaccgtcttgtttgtggcttgcgcatctgtctgccgacaatctactaccttgggcataccactaggtagactaccgaccatattttgtcgacagtggcgcgccaagtagggggtgtgcgtactgctctctaagcaaacaagatggtcatcatctccggctccatggctacgccgaacggcctcacgttcaccgtcggccagatcacctggaccatcggctccgacgactccatcgccatgaccacggaggaggcgtggattcagtccgcgccgaccactacttcacctgcatcggctatggctccgaccacgacggatacggctccgaccactacggatacggctccgaccacgatggatctggctccgaccatggtacatctggctccgaccacgcctacgtcaccttcagccacgccgacaacccgtcatccgcttccccgctacaaagggaagcagatcgacaacgccgacctgctcgactccatcgatcgggtcagcaccaaactcactgaaaccctagctctgataagtacgattcaaagtcaacctaatgagcaggtaaccgcttcccacaacagatctacccgaccagctcggaccagtcgtcctgcacgacttggaacagatctcgtggtcatatctactcctgaggggcgctccgctcgtcgccagccgacCTTCGCAACGGGTCTCTGACTCTCCGAgcacgaagcctcgatggagaaccaccaggtccagccctatggcctgtgaaacgctgcctccagctacgcataCAACttacaacgccgctcggatccGTGTTTTATGCGCCGACCTCGGCCggagccacgcaacttcgtcaacatgattcgGATTGAAAATTATcgtgaaggatccgtccacacggtccaagagggtgactccagctcctcgtctggcatcgcatctgatgcctccgtccacaccaagctccagcatcacggagatgaaggcgtcgaatacgatctggatatcccggatcacgccccggggttcccgcaattcccgtctttcccgccaaggcgagggggtttgatcaacattgtcagcaatgacgaaccaccggcagttggcaaaacagaacaagaaaggactgcacgcgaggcacgcaacattgatcggtttaatcgccggcaaatcgaagccgaagcagaccaggaggcacggcgcataagggtccagccacgtgacctcaacgatgctttcgacagggtgggagacaaacaagtctttaggactccaagtgctaacgtagccgtcgccatggcgacaatgcaacggctaccgaacaccccagaaacccaagcagttcgcgatgaaatacaagcctatctaacggccgctatggcccagaccacggAGATcgcaaaccaagctcgggctccatccgtatcagtcgagtcaagccacagccaccagcacccaagtcgttcacagccacccaaccaacgtggctcgcgcaacaacgatggccatgacggtggtcgggatgacaaccgtcgtcgggaggacaaccgtcgcGACGTCCAGGATGATAAtcaccgagacaaccgcgacaaccgccgtgataaccgcggtcgcagggctaatacAGATACAATCGAGACCACCGcgacggcaataacgatctccgccattacctcggtgaacgcgacctgcgcgctcgcatcaaccagagagccgacgatcgagcatcccacgaaagctatcgccgtatggagtatgacactgcccacggtccaccgggtttgaagcagtttactccacaccttcgccaagtcatatggcccaagaatttttaagcttgagaaacttcagaagtacgacggcaaagaaaaccccgaattatgggtcatgctctatgaaaccacgtgcagatcagccatggctgacgagcacattatgtctaactacttcccagtcgctgttggccatgcaggtcaccaatggctggtcagcttgtcggcgaactactttgattcttggcaggagcttaagcaagccttcatcgacaatttcatcgctacttgtgaacaaccgggcaacaagtactatttgcaatggatccgagatcggaaagatgagccactgcgcgagtacgttcggcgtttcttggagatgcgcatcaaggtcccgtcaatctccgacaatgaggcaattgaggctttcatcactggcctctgcttccacgacgccctaagagacaagctcctccggaagagacctgaatcagtcacatcgctcttggccaccgctaagaaatatgcggacgccgacgacgctaaaaagataattgttgaagaagcagcaagggttccacgctccgaccaccctccacaccgtgacgattaccgcggcaatcgtggtcggaacgacaattttgaccgccataaccagc includes these proteins:
- the LOC136531762 gene encoding AUGMIN subunit 7-like — encoded protein: MASKQMEEIQRKLFLLEYPRANAPSQSLLFAGVERYRLLEWLFFRLLGDRSPFTQQNWQGDSLDRDEENNRIQHLAEIANFLGITPSVDTEAIQGRGSYEERVELLHLIVDLVEASCYADNPEWSVDKQLEKDVQLVDSIAEKQAQIFSEECKLFPADVQIQSIYPLPDIAELELKLSEYTKKMSNLQQMVQELASKYDYNPNEDYAETELKLREHLKSFLETVKSFNTIYTKEIHPWTHMMEVPQLHGFGPAANRLLEAYNTLLKFLGNLRSLRDSYTAMAAGSLSASNEPSSVTKIISDCESALTFLNHGLSILSTSVAREQGETL